From a single Serratia surfactantfaciens genomic region:
- a CDS encoding glycosyltransferase family 9 protein: MKNILIIRRDNIGDLVCTTPLIEGVKIAYPDAKVYLLINKVSQDVVKNNPHLEKVFVYKKAKHKAKNETTLGVYFERLMIFLKLRKIKFDAVILANPVPCKYSLRLAKMAGATHIIGADLGTKDIDRPFRKDDFRGLHQVEHTYSYLSAITDKSIPIPPVRVFLTPEERQLAAQRLLERLPPVERVCAVHISSRSPKRRWPVERYAEIINRLTADPHTGVLIFWSPQGTLAPDDIGDQQRAEQLLALCQNERVALYPTASVRELLGGFDLCVRVLCSDGGQMHLAAALNKDMVVFFGDTDKASWHPWTGRHHILQSESGHCEDVSVDEVWQKMQALN; encoded by the coding sequence ATGAAGAATATTTTAATTATTCGCCGCGATAACATCGGCGATCTTGTTTGCACCACGCCTCTGATCGAAGGGGTGAAAATTGCCTATCCAGACGCTAAAGTTTATCTGCTGATCAATAAAGTCAGCCAGGACGTTGTTAAAAACAACCCTCATCTCGAGAAAGTTTTTGTCTATAAAAAGGCCAAGCATAAGGCGAAAAATGAAACGACGTTGGGCGTTTATTTCGAACGTCTGATGATCTTCCTGAAGCTGCGCAAAATAAAGTTCGATGCGGTCATTCTGGCCAATCCGGTACCTTGCAAATACAGCCTGCGTTTAGCGAAAATGGCCGGCGCAACCCATATTATCGGCGCCGATTTGGGCACGAAAGATATTGATCGCCCGTTTCGCAAGGACGATTTCCGCGGCCTCCATCAGGTCGAACATACCTACAGCTATTTATCGGCGATCACCGATAAATCCATTCCAATCCCTCCGGTGCGGGTGTTTCTGACGCCGGAAGAGCGGCAGCTGGCGGCGCAGCGGTTGCTGGAACGTCTGCCGCCGGTCGAACGAGTCTGCGCCGTGCATATCAGCAGCCGCAGCCCGAAAAGGCGCTGGCCGGTTGAGCGCTATGCCGAAATCATCAACCGTCTGACTGCCGATCCCCACACCGGCGTGCTGATTTTCTGGTCGCCGCAGGGTACGCTGGCGCCGGACGACATCGGCGACCAGCAGCGCGCAGAACAGCTGTTGGCGCTATGCCAAAACGAACGCGTCGCGCTTTATCCGACGGCCTCGGTACGTGAGCTGTTGGGCGGGTTTGATTTATGCGTTCGGGTGCTGTGCAGCGACGGCGGGCAGATGCATCTTGCCGCTGCGTTGAATAAGGATATGGTGGTGTTCTTTGGCGATACCGATAAAGCGTCTTGGCATCCATGGACCGGTCGTCATCATATTTTGCAAAGTGAGTCTGGGCACTGTGAAGATGTTTCTGTCGATGAAGTTTGGCAGAAAATGCAGGCGCTCAACTAG
- the waaA gene encoding lipid IV(A) 3-deoxy-D-manno-octulosonic acid transferase, giving the protein MLLRLYQVLLYLIQPLIWLRLLLRSRKAPAYRKRWAERYGFCAGKVVPGGIMLHSVSVGETLAAIPLVRALRHRYPALPITVTTMTPTGSERVQSAFGKDVHHVYLPYDLPGSMNRFLDQVNPKLVIIMETELWPNLINALHQRQIPLVIANARLSARSAAGYKKIGGFMRDMLRRITLIAAQNQEDGDRFIELGLKRSQLAVTGSLKFDISVTPELAARAVTLRRQWAPRRPVWIATSTHEGEETILLEAHRKLLEKHPDLLLILVPRHPERFPTAKELVQKAGFSYTLRSSGEIPSGSTQVVIGDTMGELMLLYGIADLAFVGGSLVERGGHNPLEAAAHAIPVLMGPHTFNFKDICAKLSQAEGLITVTDVDSLVKEVETLLTDEDYRRYYGRHAVEVLYQNQGALQRLLQLLEPHLPPRSH; this is encoded by the coding sequence ATGTTGCTGCGTTTATATCAGGTACTACTCTACCTCATCCAACCCCTGATCTGGCTCCGCTTACTGCTGCGCAGCCGCAAAGCTCCAGCCTACCGTAAACGCTGGGCGGAACGCTATGGCTTCTGCGCCGGGAAAGTCGTGCCAGGCGGCATCATGCTGCATTCCGTCTCCGTCGGCGAAACGCTGGCGGCCATCCCGCTGGTGCGGGCACTACGCCACCGTTACCCCGCTTTGCCGATAACTGTGACCACAATGACCCCAACAGGTTCAGAACGCGTCCAGTCCGCTTTCGGCAAAGACGTGCATCATGTCTATCTGCCCTACGATCTGCCCGGTTCCATGAACCGCTTCCTCGACCAGGTGAATCCCAAGCTGGTGATCATTATGGAAACCGAGCTATGGCCTAACCTGATCAACGCGCTGCATCAGCGGCAGATCCCCCTGGTGATCGCCAATGCACGTCTGTCGGCACGCTCCGCCGCTGGCTATAAGAAAATTGGCGGGTTCATGCGCGATATGCTGCGCCGCATTACGCTGATCGCCGCACAGAACCAGGAAGACGGCGATCGGTTTATCGAACTGGGCCTGAAACGCTCTCAGCTGGCCGTCACCGGCAGCCTGAAATTCGATATCTCCGTCACCCCGGAGCTGGCCGCCCGCGCCGTTACGCTGCGCCGCCAATGGGCGCCGCGCCGCCCGGTGTGGATCGCCACCAGCACCCATGAGGGTGAAGAAACCATCCTGCTGGAAGCGCATCGCAAACTGCTGGAAAAACACCCCGACCTGCTGCTGATCCTGGTGCCGCGTCACCCGGAACGCTTCCCGACCGCCAAAGAGCTGGTGCAGAAAGCCGGCTTCAGCTACACCCTGCGCAGCAGCGGCGAAATCCCATCCGGCAGCACTCAGGTAGTGATCGGCGATACCATGGGCGAGCTGATGCTGCTGTACGGCATCGCCGATCTGGCCTTTGTCGGCGGCAGCCTGGTGGAACGTGGCGGGCACAACCCGCTGGAAGCTGCCGCGCACGCCATCCCGGTGCTGATGGGCCCGCACACCTTCAACTTTAAAGACATTTGCGCCAAGCTTTCGCAGGCCGAAGGCCTGATCACCGTGACCGATGTCGATTCGCTGGTGAAGGAAGTGGAAACCCTGCTGACCGACGAAGACTACCGCCGCTACTACGGCCGCCATGCGGTGGAAGTGTTGTATCAGAATCAGGGAGCGTTGCAGCGCCTGCTGCAGCTGCTGGAACCGCACCTGCCGCCCCGGAGTCACTGA
- a CDS encoding glycosyltransferase family 2 protein, which produces MSSRKSLSVVMIAKNEAGLLPDCLRSVEWADEIIVLDSGSEDDSVTVAESLGAKVFTHTDWQGFGKQRQLAQSYASHDYVLMIDADERVTPELRQSIEQVLNAPDDGAVYSCARRNLFLGRFMRHSGWYPDRVNRLYANQRYRYNNDLVHESLNIGDAKVIPLSGDMLHLTCRDFFAFQRKQLRYAEEWATQRHRAGKRCGYLSILTHTLGAFVKTWLLRAGFLDGKQGLLLAVVNAQYTFNKYAALWALGRNYSEK; this is translated from the coding sequence ATGAGCAGCCGCAAAAGCCTGTCGGTGGTGATGATCGCCAAAAACGAAGCCGGGCTGTTGCCGGACTGTCTGCGCTCGGTCGAGTGGGCCGATGAAATCATTGTGCTGGACTCCGGCAGCGAAGACGACAGCGTCACCGTCGCCGAAAGCCTGGGTGCCAAAGTCTTCACGCACACCGACTGGCAAGGGTTTGGCAAGCAGCGTCAGCTGGCGCAAAGCTACGCCAGCCATGACTACGTTTTGATGATCGACGCCGACGAACGCGTCACGCCCGAGCTGCGGCAATCTATCGAACAGGTGTTGAACGCGCCGGACGACGGCGCCGTCTACAGCTGCGCGCGGCGCAATCTGTTCCTTGGCCGCTTCATGCGCCACAGCGGCTGGTATCCCGACCGCGTCAACCGCCTGTACGCCAACCAACGCTATCGCTATAACAACGATCTGGTGCACGAATCGCTGAACATCGGCGATGCTAAAGTCATCCCCCTCAGCGGCGATATGCTGCACCTGACCTGCCGCGATTTCTTCGCCTTCCAGCGTAAACAGCTGCGCTACGCCGAAGAGTGGGCCACCCAGCGCCACCGGGCCGGCAAGCGCTGCGGCTACCTGTCTATCCTGACCCACACGCTCGGCGCCTTCGTCAAAACCTGGCTGCTGCGCGCCGGCTTCCTGGACGGTAAACAGGGGTTGCTGTTAGCGGTGGTCAACGCGCAATATACCTTCAATAAATATGCCGCATTATGGGCATTGGGCCGCAACTACTCAGAGAAGTGA
- the coaD gene encoding pantetheine-phosphate adenylyltransferase, whose amino-acid sequence MTSKAIYPGTFDPMTNGHLDLVTRASLMFDHVILAIAASPSKKPLFSLDERVALATQVTSHLDNVEVLGFSELMAHFAAHQNANILVRGLRAVSDFEYELQLANMNRHLMPTLESVFLMPSEEWSFISSSLVKEVARHGGDIAPFLPDVVTQALMAKLAAE is encoded by the coding sequence ATGACCAGCAAAGCCATCTATCCCGGGACCTTCGATCCCATGACCAACGGCCACCTGGATTTAGTAACGCGCGCGTCACTGATGTTCGATCACGTGATTCTGGCCATCGCCGCCAGCCCGAGCAAAAAACCGCTGTTCAGCCTGGATGAACGCGTGGCGTTGGCGACGCAGGTCACCTCGCATCTGGACAATGTGGAAGTGCTGGGCTTCAGTGAACTGATGGCGCACTTCGCCGCCCACCAGAACGCCAATATCCTGGTGCGCGGGCTGCGTGCAGTGTCTGACTTTGAATACGAATTGCAGCTGGCGAACATGAACCGTCACTTGATGCCAACGCTGGAAAGCGTATTTCTGATGCCTTCCGAAGAGTGGTCGTTCATCTCCTCCTCACTGGTGAAGGAGGTCGCCCGCCACGGCGGCGATATCGCGCCTTTCCTGCCCGATGTGGTCACCCAGGCGCTGATGGCCAAGCTCGCCGCCGAGTGA
- the mutM gene encoding bifunctional DNA-formamidopyrimidine glycosylase/DNA-(apurinic or apyrimidinic site) lyase — MPELPEVETSRRGIEPYLVGHSIQYAVVRNARLRWPVSEQILTLSDQPVLSVQRRAKYLLIELQRGWIIVHLGMSGSLRMLREENEDEAGKHDHVDLVINNGMILRYTDPRRFGAWLWCEDLATSSVLAHLGPEPLSEAFNGDYLYEKSRNKRTLIKPWLMDNKLVVGVGNIYASESLFSAGILPDRPAGSLSKAEAALLAQTIKAVLQRSIEQGGTTLRDFLQSDGKPGYFAQELQVYGRAGEPCRACGTPIESAKHGQRSTFFCRRCQR; from the coding sequence ATGCCTGAATTACCGGAAGTTGAGACGAGCAGACGCGGTATAGAGCCTTATCTTGTCGGCCACAGCATTCAGTATGCGGTGGTGCGCAACGCGCGCCTGCGCTGGCCGGTTTCCGAGCAGATCCTGACGCTGAGCGATCAGCCGGTGCTCAGCGTGCAGCGTCGGGCCAAATACCTGCTGATCGAACTGCAGCGCGGTTGGATTATCGTGCATCTGGGCATGTCGGGCAGCCTGCGCATGCTGCGCGAGGAAAACGAAGACGAAGCAGGTAAACATGACCACGTTGATCTGGTGATCAATAACGGCATGATCCTGCGCTATACCGATCCGCGCCGTTTCGGCGCCTGGCTGTGGTGCGAAGATTTGGCGACCAGCAGCGTGTTGGCTCACTTGGGGCCGGAACCGCTGAGCGAAGCGTTCAACGGCGACTACCTGTATGAAAAATCACGCAATAAGCGCACGTTGATCAAACCGTGGCTGATGGATAACAAGCTGGTGGTCGGGGTCGGTAACATTTACGCCAGCGAATCGTTGTTCAGCGCCGGGATCCTGCCCGATCGTCCGGCGGGATCCTTGAGCAAAGCCGAAGCGGCATTGTTGGCGCAGACCATCAAGGCGGTGTTGCAACGTTCCATCGAGCAGGGCGGCACGACATTGCGCGACTTTTTGCAGTCGGACGGCAAACCGGGGTATTTCGCGCAGGAGTTGCAGGTTTACGGGCGGGCGGGAGAACCGTGCCGCGCATGCGGCACGCCGATTGAATCCGCCAAACATGGGCAGCGCAGCACCTTCTTTTGCCGCCGCTGCCAGCGCTGA
- the rpmG gene encoding 50S ribosomal protein L33 gives MAKGVREKIKLVSSAGTGHFYTTTKNKRTKPEKLELKKFDPVVRQHVVYKEAKIK, from the coding sequence ATGGCTAAAGGTGTTCGCGAGAAGATCAAGCTGGTTTCTTCTGCTGGTACTGGTCACTTCTATACCACCACGAAGAACAAGCGTACTAAGCCGGAAAAATTGGAACTGAAGAAATTCGATCCAGTTGTCCGTCAGCACGTAGTATACAAAGAAGCTAAAATTAAATAA
- the rpmB gene encoding 50S ribosomal protein L28 — protein sequence MSRVCQVTGKRPVSGNNRSHAMNATKRRFLPNLHSHRFWVEAEKRFVTLRVSAKGMRVIDKKGIETVLADLRARGEKY from the coding sequence ATGTCCCGAGTCTGCCAAGTTACTGGCAAGCGCCCGGTGAGCGGTAACAACCGTTCCCACGCAATGAACGCGACCAAACGCCGTTTTCTGCCTAACCTGCACTCACACCGTTTTTGGGTTGAGGCTGAGAAGCGCTTTGTAACTCTGCGTGTATCTGCTAAAGGTATGCGTGTTATCGATAAGAAGGGTATTGAGACGGTTCTGGCCGATCTGCGTGCCCGTGGTGAGAAGTATTAA
- the radC gene encoding RadC family protein — protein MSNPIVACWPGALAPREKLLMQGAASLSDAELLAIFLRTGLPGVHVMQLAEQLLRRFGSLYHLMSADHQAFCSQKGLGDASYTQLQAIAELALRFFSSHLSQENAMLNPRVTQHYLQSLLAHREREVFLVLFLDNQHRVIRHQEMFAGTISSVVVYPREIVREALKANAAALILAHNHPSGKAEPSHADRLITEQVVKACQLLEIRVLDHLVIGRGECVSFAERGWL, from the coding sequence ATGAGCAACCCGATTGTGGCGTGCTGGCCGGGCGCGTTGGCACCGCGTGAAAAGCTGCTGATGCAAGGGGCGGCGTCGCTGTCCGACGCAGAGCTGTTGGCCATTTTCTTGCGCACCGGATTGCCCGGCGTGCATGTGATGCAGTTGGCGGAACAACTGCTGCGCCGATTCGGCTCGCTTTATCACCTGATGTCGGCCGATCATCAGGCTTTTTGTAGCCAAAAAGGCCTGGGCGACGCCAGCTATACCCAACTGCAGGCGATTGCCGAACTGGCGCTGCGCTTCTTTTCCAGCCACTTGTCGCAGGAAAATGCCATGCTCAACCCGCGCGTCACCCAGCATTACCTGCAAAGTCTGCTGGCGCATCGCGAGCGAGAGGTCTTTTTGGTATTGTTTTTAGACAATCAGCACCGGGTTATTCGCCATCAGGAGATGTTTGCTGGTACCATCAGCAGCGTCGTCGTCTACCCGAGAGAAATTGTGCGTGAAGCGCTGAAGGCTAATGCAGCCGCGCTGATTCTCGCGCATAATCACCCCTCGGGTAAGGCTGAACCCAGTCACGCCGACCGTTTGATAACCGAGCAAGTGGTGAAAGCCTGCCAGTTATTGGAGATCCGAGTGCTTGATCATTTGGTGATCGGTCGGGGTGAATGCGTCTCTTTTGCCGAGCGCGGATGGCTTTAA
- the coaBC gene encoding bifunctional phosphopantothenoylcysteine decarboxylase/phosphopantothenate--cysteine ligase CoaBC produces the protein MMTGLSGKHIVLGISGGIAAYKCPELVRRLRDRGAEVRVVMTHAAKAFITPLTLQAVSGYPVSDDLLDPAAEAAMGHIELGKWADLVILAPATADLLARVAAGMANDLLTTVCLATDAPIAAAPAMNQQMYRAAATQANLQTLQARGMLLWGPDSGSQACGDVGPGRMLDPLDIVELANGHFSVTQDLQHLQVMITAGPTREALDPVRFISNHSSGKMGFAIARAAAARGAQVTLIAGPVNLPTPPSVTRVDVTSALEMEQAVQQRAAQQQIFISCAAVADYRPERIADEKIKKQGDEIVLKMVKNPDIVAGVAAMTKNRPFVVGFAAETQNVEEYARQKLARKKLDLICANDVSLAEHGFNSDTNALHLFWQDGEKRLALSDKALLGQRLIDEIVSRYDEKNRR, from the coding sequence ATGATGACGGGACTTTCCGGCAAACATATTGTGCTTGGCATCAGCGGCGGCATCGCCGCCTACAAATGCCCAGAGCTGGTGCGCCGCCTGCGCGACAGAGGCGCAGAAGTGCGCGTGGTGATGACCCACGCCGCCAAGGCGTTCATTACGCCGCTGACGCTGCAGGCCGTTTCCGGCTATCCGGTGTCCGACGATCTGTTGGATCCCGCCGCCGAAGCCGCCATGGGCCACATCGAACTCGGCAAATGGGCGGACCTGGTGATTCTGGCGCCGGCGACCGCCGATCTGCTGGCGCGCGTCGCCGCCGGCATGGCCAACGATCTGCTGACCACCGTCTGCCTGGCGACCGACGCACCTATCGCCGCCGCGCCCGCCATGAACCAGCAGATGTATCGCGCCGCCGCCACGCAGGCCAACCTGCAAACGCTGCAGGCACGTGGCATGCTGCTCTGGGGGCCGGACAGCGGCAGCCAGGCCTGCGGCGACGTCGGCCCGGGCCGCATGCTGGATCCGCTGGACATCGTCGAACTGGCGAACGGCCATTTCTCTGTCACGCAGGATCTGCAACATTTGCAGGTTATGATCACCGCCGGCCCGACGCGTGAAGCGCTGGATCCGGTACGTTTCATCAGTAATCACAGCTCAGGCAAAATGGGCTTCGCCATTGCCCGCGCCGCCGCCGCTCGCGGCGCGCAGGTAACGCTGATCGCCGGGCCGGTCAATTTGCCGACGCCGCCATCAGTCACCCGAGTCGACGTTACCAGCGCACTGGAGATGGAGCAGGCGGTGCAGCAACGCGCCGCGCAGCAGCAGATTTTCATCTCCTGCGCCGCCGTGGCCGACTATCGCCCCGAGCGGATCGCCGATGAAAAAATAAAAAAACAGGGTGATGAAATCGTCCTCAAGATGGTAAAAAACCCCGATATCGTCGCCGGCGTGGCGGCGATGACCAAAAATCGCCCCTTTGTCGTGGGGTTTGCCGCCGAAACCCAGAATGTGGAAGAATACGCGCGGCAAAAACTGGCGCGTAAGAAGCTGGATTTAATTTGCGCTAACGATGTATCGCTTGCAGAGCACGGGTTCAACAGCGACACCAATGCCCTGCACCTTTTTTGGCAGGATGGAGAGAAACGCCTGGCGCTGAGCGACAAGGCACTCCTTGGCCAACGTTTAATAGACGAGATAGTCAGCCGTTATGATGAAAAAAATCGACGTTAA